The window ttgaattttattattatattgccATATAAGAAGTCAAAGCAAAAGTGTTATCATTCTCAACAGTTACAGGACCCCATAAATTGCAGGTCATCACTGGTTATCTATTGGCAGGATCTATTATTGGACCTGGGGGCTTCAGTTTCGTAACTGAAATGGTGCAGGTATGCATATTGAAGATCCTATTTGCAACAAAATAAAAGTTGTTGTATATTGGTTTGTTTCCTTATCTCtatggaatatatatatatattatctgtCTATATAGCTATGTTATGCCATGGAAGAAGGTAGCGGAGGGGTGAGGTAAAATCAGAATGTGTAACACCTGAATCTCCTCCTgtaggggttggaaattcaggggtgttatggtatgtattatttatgattaaccTTTGATTGACATAATTGTGAGTCACGTATTATAACTTAAAAGAACATTTTATGATGGAtagaaattattgttttttttcttatctCACTGTGCAATGTGGCACGTCTAATTTTAATGTGCATGCTATTGTTTTGTTTCTGCAGGTTGAGACAGTGGCTCAATTTGGTGTAATTTTTCTCTTATTTGCTCTGGGCTTGGAGTTCTCTGCAGCCAAGGTATAAATTAACTTTCTGTTGGTTGTTTTCATCTAAACTTCAATGTGATCACTCTCTGACTAGTCTCATATATAAAAATGGCAGTTGCGCGTGGTTCGGGCTGTGGCTATTTTGGGGGGCGTATCCCAAATTTTCCTGTTCATGTTTCTCTGTGGAGTAACTGCATCTGTATGTCTTTTCTATCCTTACATTTGAATTCTGCTATCTTTAGTTTGGGCCTTACCGCATCTCCAAAGGTCTTATACTGTGTTGTGGATTATTAACCCTATAGATTCATCATTCAGAATAGTGAACACCTTGGATTTTACTTGCACTACTATTTTATCACCTTGGTCTTACAGAGATTTTCATAGGACGTAAACCTTTGATTTTGTCGTCTAATATTTTTCCCACTTTTGGTGGTGAAGCTTTAGATTTGTGGATGATTGATGGTCAGATTATGTACCTTTTTTTTACATTGTCACCTAGTATTAAAAGTAGGCTAcatgattatatattttcataCTGCATTAGGTAAATTTTGATTGCCGGTGATTCTCACCATCATATATAGTTAGAGAAGAAAATTTTGCtatattactttttataataaGGTGGGTTGTGCATGTGTTCTCAGGATGCTTTCTATTATATTTGTCTTTTTAAAGAAGGCATTTTCTTTTCTGGTTGTGTTGAGATGCTATTAATCTCTCATTAGAATCATATCTTATGGGATGAATCATACTTTGGATTTTTCTGAACTGAACAAGTAACATTTTCCGTGATAATATATGCTTTAACCAGTTATATTTAAGAAATCATTTGTTGTTGACTTGTTGTATAACTTTTGTTTGCAATATATCATTTGTTTCCCTCTTGTTTTTACTTGCTGAAGCTGTGGCCTGTGGGTTAGCTTATAGGAGTTTTATGTAGAGTTTTTGAAATCTAGAAtccagtcgtattattaggttATTTGGTGGGAATAATGAGAAGTCATGGCGTAAAATATTTTTGGTTAGGGAGGAGTGCTCTTATCCGCCAACTCCTTAGGAAATTACCTTTCAATTGATAACCTTTGTATTGATGTAGTTTTCTTATTGGATCATGGTGTTGTGACTTGTAGGGCAACTTTCTTTTTAGGATCTAATTTACAAGACATGTACCCTTCTTTTTATAAATATACTCTCTTCGTGACTGTCTCATATTTATGTCCCATAACCATTTCCTTTTTTTCGAGTCACTTTCTTTGGCACAGAAAGCATCCTTTTCTCCCTCTACATTCCAAGATTTTCTATCTCAACTTTCAGCTCAATTCATTTTTCACTTtataaaatattctttatttctGGCCATTTTAAATGGAAAGATAAATGCAGGATAGAGAAAGTTATTTTATCTCAAGAAGGATCAGAAAGCatcaatatatatgcaagtttTATGCAGGTTCACCCTTATTTACCTTTTTTGACTGCCTTCCAATTGTGCCCTGGTTCTCTCCTAGCCAAATTAATGGTGGACACGCATTATCTTGTATTAATACACTTCAAGTTGTGTATCTGTGTTACCTGTTGTGTGATTTGCATATACCTTCTTAAGAGGGGAGGCCTTGTGAATGGGTTTTTAATGAAGCTGCTTTATGTTATTACAGTTATGTGGTGCTAAAACTTCTGAAGGCGTTTTTGTTGGCTTATTCCTGTCAATGTCATCTACAGCTGTGGTATGTGCCTTCTCTTGTAATGGGCCATTTGGTGTGTTAAGTAGGATGATGGATGAAGTTACTATGGCACGTGTTGGTGTGTTTGGTGTTTAAATGGTTCTTGTTTGATAAATTGTTCTTACAACAGTTGCAAATCTGTAGCTATTTTTGGGATTTGTGCTTGActgaatttttttcaaaaacaatcTCATGACttataaattgttttggaaagaATTTTTGGTTAATGATGTTGAGCCTTATATCTAAGCTATTATCAAATGCTTGTAGCTGTCATTTTAGTGTGATTTTGTCTCTTGTATATTTGTTTTAGGTTCTtcaatattctatttttttcatGTCCTGCTATAATATATTTATCTCTGAATTTTAACCATGATTCTGAGGCGCTCTATTATGAAATCTTAGGTCTTGAAGTTTCTGATGGAAAAAAATAGTGTCAATGCCCTACATGGTCAAGTCACTATTGGCACCCTGATTTTGCAGGTGTGTTTTCTTCTatgaaattcccaagcaagaaAATTCCTAGCATGGTAATTTGTACTTTGATTTAGGAAGGGATGGGACCGTGGGACAATGGGGTATTTGTGTTTTTAGTCAACTAATatcacttaaaatttttatcatGCAGTCTTGTGCttctaataaataatttttctatgatGCTAGGACTGTACGGTGGGTTTGCTCTTTGCTTTCTTACCAGTACTTGGTGGTACCTCCGGTGTTCTTCAGGGTGTTATTTCCATGTCAAAATCGTAAGTATTTTTTACATGGTCGCTTGATGAAATTCTATATTCGTTCATGATTTGGTGGTAATCACTTTATATTCAATGGATGTTTATGAGGCAATTTTGATGTCTCGGCATGATGCCATCAACATATCATATAGGGAATAAGGAAGTAGTTGTAGTAGATTGATGGTTTGTGATGGTGAAGATCAAAATTTCATATTCCTCTTTCTGAGTTTTGCTCATTTTTTTGGTATAGCATATcaccttttttatttatataattgtcGAATCATCAATTTGCGTCTATGAAGCATTTAGATGTTCTGCTTTTTATGACCTCTCAAATCAGACTTGAAATTATGAAGTCCCTCATCCTCAAAAGATTAGCTTCCCACCAATCGAATGGGTAACTGTTTGGAAATTGCTATGTCATATGATTGATTGCGCATTAGTGGTACATTCATTTTTATACCATTCCTGGTTTCCTACTTTCCTATTAGCTGCTTGATTGAAAACCCCTTTTACAATCCTCCAATTGAGTGCAACTTAGGAACTCAAGCATTCCTACACCATTATGGGCTACCGCAAGTTCTTTTGCTTCTTGTTTTTCATTATACCACCCTGCCTTAGGTTATCATTGTTTTCTGTTAGTTAACAAGACCTTTTAGTATGGTTGACGACTCTTATAATGCCTAATTAAGTTCATGTATAAGTCTAGAATAATTACAAGTTATGGTTAGGTGAAAGGTGAAACGTTGTGACTCTTTAATGATCACAATCAAATGATGTTCGTGATTTGCATACTCTATTTCATTTAATGTCTGGGTGCTACTGAGAGATTGGGGCCGTATAAAGATTTTCAAATCCATCTTAGATTAATggtaattttcttattgtttaatTGATATTATGTGTTTCCAGGTTACTCACTTTGATCTCCTTCTTGGCCATTTTGTCAATATTGACTCGAACTCTTGTACCACGGTTCCTTAAGTTGATGATAAGTCTTTCCTCTCAAGTAAGCAATTCAGTATCTAATCAATGTAATTTTTGATTGGATCTTTCTTTATGTCCTCATTTGATTGTATTATTACGTGTGCAGACAAATGAACTTTATCAACTGGCATCCGTGGCTTTCTGCTTGCTTGTGGCCTGGGTTAGCCTCAGTTTCCCTATAATGAGTGCTGAATTTAATATTGCAATCGTATTTATGTGCTTTCTGGTtgaatttattgtttttttggtTCTTTTCTCCTTGTTGGAACTGTCAATGTAGAAAAGAATTGCACTTATACCCCAAAAGTTTTTGGGGCATATAGATAGAAAAAACTACCtggttaatttaatttttcagaaGTCCATGGGTGGTTCTAGTATTGTGAAAAATATCATGGAATCATCATATTATGAAGGTTTTGAGCTTACCGTGCCTGAAACATAGGCCACAAAACCATCCACATTTACCATGAAAACTACGGTTACCGCGACCATGATCGAAATCACTTTGCACTGACTTCAATATGGTAAAGAATTTAAACGATGATGATTGCAGTCAAAAGTGACTACTTGTAGAACTTCTAATGAAAAGGCCAAGTTTTAATGGTGAGtgggatttttttttatcttataattaagGGATTGGTTTTGTTATAGTAATTTGCTTCAAGATTAGGACCATtcttgagattttatgggtccTAGGAAAATTTAATGAAGGAGACCCTATCGATAGCTAAATGAATTTActcttaaataaaattatgcaatagacaacaaaaatattattgttaaaagtatattgattatgtttattttgattaatgttgattagttttaaataataaatttttttatgatattttatttaatatccGGATTACGCTCTCCATCCCAAAATCTCATGGTCTTCCGTCACGTTTTCCATGGGAATTTTGGGATGTAAAATCATTAATTTATCGTCAACATCAATATATTATAATGAATCCTTTTCAATTGATAAAATTGTCAAACTATTCTATGTTTTTTTGTGACATTGACctcaaatacgtttttttttttatcaattttagttttgaaaattttctttcaaaaaataatcTGTAAGCAATGAAAACATTCGGATAAATAAAGAGCTGAAAAGTTGGCTGACCTGAGTTTATTGACTTGACGGTTTCATCTTTAAGTTCATGAATTAGTACTTTATTGTTGTATCTTGATTAACATAATGCCATCATTTTACTTTTTGCTGTGATTTGTATGTAGATACTCCATGATGCGAGTTTTTAACcagttttatctattttttgaCTTGGGTTTTGTCTTATCAGTGTAGCGATAAGCTTGGTCTAAGTCTTGAACTTGGATCCTTTGCTGCTGGAGTTATGATTTCAACTACTGATCTTGCTCAGCATACACTTGAACAGGCAAGATTTTTGGATTATATGATATTGCTTCTATGCTTAAAGATGAGCTCGAAACTCCTTTCTTCCATAAAATTGTGCTGGTTAATCTTTAAGTGGTGTATGACTGACAACTTCTTTAGTTCCTCTGTACTTGATTTATTTTGAGAATACTTCATGTTTAGAATCTTACTTTATATATGGTATGCATACTTTGCAGATTGAGCCTATACGAAACTTCTTTGCTGCTCTTTTTCTCGCAAGCATTGGGATGCTGATTCATGTTCATTTTCTCTGGAATCATGTTGATATCTTGCTGGCAGCTGTCATATTAGTGATTATCATAAAAACTATCGTGGTTGCTATAGTAGTCAAAGCATTTGGTTACAATAACAAAACTTCGCTTCTTGTAAGATTTCCTTATGTACTTTGTATTTCAGTATATTGcaaatcattttttaaaatgatatcGATTTGgcttaaaataaaagtaatttttgacttttgataACAGGTTGGGATGTCCTTGGCGCAAATTGGAGAATTTGCTTTTGTTCTTCTTAGCCGTGCTTCTAATTTGCATCTTGTTGGGGTTAGCACATGTTTTCTATCTTCTGTTCCTTGGAAACTGATTTTTTATTGCTAATGACTTCGACTTGCGAAATATATATGATTATTAAGACCATTCTGTTCACTAGCTCTCCTGTGCCTCAggaatggtggatgaactggtTATACCTTTACGCTTTCTTCTCCCCTTAAGTTTCTAATTCCTTTTGCTTAACATAATGATGAAATTCTCTCTTGCAGGGAAAAGTTTATTTACTGTTGCTTGGCACAACAGCTCTGAGTTTGGTAAGTTTGCATATTTGTTGGCTGAAGCCAAGGTTATGGATTAATGTGAATTGGGTGATCTACTGCTTGGTGTGCTTTTTAGAGTTTTATTTTTTGCGCTCATACTTTGTTATTTCAGGTGACGACGCCTTTACTTTTCAAGTTGATACCTGCTGTTGTTCATCTTGGAGTGTTGTTACGATGGTTTTCTCCAGACAGCTCTAGTGAGGTAAATAATCTTCCTATGCAATACCTTATTATTCAGTATGCTGTGTGCATCGAGCCAACTATTTGTTTCAGATGTTATTGCTTTAAATCAAGTATTTTGAGGTTACTTGTGTATGGTTTATCCTCCCAGATTGGATTTAAAGGTGATAACCTTCGCTCAGACAGTGTTAAGCGTATTGCTTTGATCGTTCAAGGGTCTCATGATTCATGATAGTTGTAAAAAATAACTTGAACCAGAAAAAGCAAATTTCGGGTATTACCTGATCGGCTTCTTCCTCTCCTCTGAGGGACAGGTGGCTAAGAGTGCGAAGGAGGTTGACTAGCAATCAAGACCTTACCACGCTGTTCTGATTTTGATGTATACAAGATGTCTGACAAAATGCGAAGTGAATTTCGTGGCAAGTGAAGAACGGAAATTGTACAGACAAACGATTTCATTTGCCAAAATTTTACCTCGGCTGATCGTGTTTGCCAATGACGTGCATAATTTTTTGTATAATTAGTGTTCATTTTTGTAAtgtaattcattttatttttgtttctaaaTTTCAATCCCAATTGGAATCTTCAGTTTAGGGGAATCTATGATGCAACTATAGGAATGAATATTAATTGTATAATCTGAGTACTTATTGTCTTTGAGTGATCCACAAAACATAATCTGAAGAATGATTTCCAGAAATCAGCTTAAAATTCTGTGATTTTTGTACTTGGTAATCTCCAATTCCAAATTTCCAATGGTGTTCCAATTTTGTGGGTGTTGTTTGTTTTGTCTAACGAAGTAATTTACTTTGTGATTGCCTTCAAATTTACATATGTAGAGAAGTTTTAGTTGGTGAAGATAGATGTTAAACGGTTTCCATTCAGCTGAAAGCGTGCCTTTAGCGCAATTGTTGAGGTGCTCATTCAGCTGATTAGATGTTTTGAAAATTAGATTTTGTGTGCAAATTgatttactttaaaattataacttttaaaacaAGTAAAGTGATGCTttgaataaaattaatcttACATTAGGGCAACCAAAATTGTGGCTAACTTAATATTCAAATGTTAATTATAACCTCTAAAATGACGTATTAAACATTTAGAAAGTCCTATAAAATTTCCTCTaactcatataattagtttattgtcttaaataatcatattaaaatttaagtgattattttaaagttaCAAGTGATGACGTTCatactataaaaataatcatttaattttataactAGTCATTTTAAGATTACAAGTTATcactttataatattatataagaCGTGATCAATATAATACAGTAAATGACCAATCGAAGGTTATAATTTGTCGTTTTAAGATTTCTCCAAAGTTATAAGTGACCATTTTAAGACTGTAAGTGTACATTGAACTAGCACAAATGCAATTGCTTACCGTAAAACCgcttcatttgaaaatttatgttaaacattaaataagaaaatttgaatgaattaagcaaaaaaaattataaaaaatcataaaataagcaacgtttgaacttatttttctaaataagcACTTTTTGCCCATAGTTGAGGTTTGGattgtttgctgttactaacaacaaacaaagattttgatttttttttcaccaAGTCTTTATAGttaacaacaaacaaagaaaACCTGGTCAAATAAGGCTATGCTGTTAGTAACATCATACAAAGGTTTGACCCTGTTTGATCAAGTAAAACCTTTGTTCACTATtagtaacaatgaacaaagtaCTTGGCTTTTTGACCAACCCTCTTTATTCGCAattagtaacaacgaataaaCCAAACCTCAACTTTGGGAAGAAAAGTGCTTACTTTGAGAATTATTTAGAAACATTgcttattttatgatttatatatatatatattttgcttaaacacttcaaattttttgaaatattgaactAAATATATCCATTAATATAATTGAGTTTTTTAGgtcaaatagtattatgttataatcaaatgtcttaaatgaaaatttgtgaCATTTTTTAGAGGAAAATTCATCCTTATAGTGGCGCCAAATGTATAGAGCCTAAAAAAATTCCTTATTAAGAGGCGAGTAAgtgtagaaaataaaaattaaaaaaaaacaaaatatttaaaaataatatttattgttatttaggaaattaaaattttttatttttttctaatattgAAGATAgtaagtttaatttattttctattatttaaatttaagttaatattttattttcttattttcagTCTTAAATCTTTTTGTATAAATGGAGATAAtacttcttatttatatttaatacaaattaaatattcaaaacaaaacaccCTAATCCATAATTTATTATTCGGcgttattaatttgttgaagaaGAGAACCCGATTCTGGCCAGTGGCCACCCAATAGTGAGGCgcaaaatttatttgatttctgATTTCAGTGCACTGTTTTCTTCAATGCTTCAGCAGCAATCCGTTACTCTCTGCTCACTACCTTCAACCATCAACAAAAATGTTCCTTCATTCTTTTCTGGaaccttcttttcttctttagGGCTTTCCATGGGGTCCAACAATTTTTCTTATTCGTCTTCTCTTGCTTTCAAGTTTCATAACAGTAAAAGACGCCATTATTACTCTTGTAAAGCTTCGACTCAACTTCCTAATTCATCCACcaagtaattttttttcattcttttttttaattattaatccttattcttattgattttatggttttttctttttttttcttccgtTTTCTATTTAACTTTTCATTTGGGACAAATTCCTATTGGTTTTTCGTTAATTTTTATTGCTGCCTTCTTATctgctattttttttatcatgcaTCATTCACCAGGTTAAAATCGTTCTTATGATTTTTAGGGGGGGGTTTTTGGATTTATTTTGCTTGGTTAGGTTAATTATTTCAATAGTTTCTCACCAAAGAATAGGGTTTCTTGTCACTTTGTTTTGTTTCTCCAGGAATGAGGAAGAGAAATTACCTGTTCATGTTCTTGGTGTATCTGAAAAGATTGTTGGTGTTTTGGGAGGTGGGCAGCTTGGCCGTATGTTATGTCAAGCTGCATCAGAAATGGCAATTAAAGTTGCTATTTTAGATCCTTCGGAGAACTGCCCTGCTAGTTCTTTATCACATTATCATATGGTTGGGAGTTTTGATGATAGTGCCACTGTTGAGGAATTTGCAAAGAGGTTGGTTTTATCTTTTAGTGTTCTTATCGCACTCCCCCTCTTTATGCAGTTTACTTTCCATCTTTAATGGCCTATATGTCTTTTTTATGGTTAGATGTGATGTTTTGACTGTGGAGATTGAGCATGTTGATGCTGCTACACTTGATAAGCTTGAACGGCAAGGAGTTGAATGCCAACCCAAAGCTTCTACTATTAGGATAATTCATGTATTGTATTTTATGTTTAGTGTATGCTTATTCTATTGTGTTAATTAGATTTTGGATTATTGAAGTTCAAATTGGCATTTGTTTATTCGATTTTTTTCAACTGGAACTACAAATTCTGGGTTTTATGAGAGCTACACTGAATAATCATTAGGGGTTAGCAAAAGACAGACAGTAATTAGATTTAATGACAACAATGGtaagaataacaataaagaaaaacaaatgatagCTATGGGAACTGAGATCAACTTAACGCATTAGAATTCACATCAGTCTATggaagttttttgtttttatttcctaaaatgATGTCAAATAGCTATTGTTATTCCTTAATGAATCAGTCAAACCTTAGTCATATTTGAATCGGTCTCCTAGATTTTCAGATTAGTGGCGTTCGCTATACTTAGAGAGGGTTCCAATAATGATTAACAAGCTGCTAGCTCAATATATTTCAAGCTCATCATTACAGAAAACCATATACATCTTAGAGAACATCAAAACAACTTAGAATCTGTCAATTCAGATGATAATTAACTTAGTTTTATAGCAATTAGTCAAtcaaaaataaactcaattaattatttttatctcttactgCTTTATTGTCATTTCTGAAGGTGTTAAGTAATAAAACGATCCTTGTTGTCTTCCAGCTAGTTTAATATGGCTTCAGTTACTAATAACTTTCATTAATATTTATGTTGGTTTCTTTTGTTGGCACCAAtactccattttttttttagtaattactAAAAATAGTTTTACATTAAAATAGACTAGTCCCTAGCTATTATCTTTTCTTCCAGTGAGAAGTATAGATGTTGATTCAAAGGTGTGAGATGCGGCTGCTTTGTTTTGAAGCATAATGCTTAGTTGTAAGGATTAAAGTGTTTCACTATGTTGGCGAAGGTTTGTGGTTGTGGACTATGTGAAGAATTAAGACATGTCGATTATAAAAGGATGTAGAGCACTATCACAGGGGCACTTTCTGGTTCATTTTTAAGTTCTAAATTAGAAGTGAGATTTTTGGTAGTAACTATTTATCTATATTGTGCATAATGCAGGATAAATATCTCCAGAAGTTGCACTTTTCCAAAAGTGGGATCCCTTTGCCCGAGTTTAGGGAGGTATGCATTATTTCTTGATGGATCAGTCATTCTACATTTCTGGAAGCCCCTTTTGTTGTTTCCTTCCAGATCATGTTGAAATATATCCATTTCAGATACATAATTTTGAAAGTGCTAAGAGGGCTGGAGAGTTGTATGGTTATCCATTGATGATCAAAAGCAAAAGGCTTGCCTATGATGGGCGTGGCAATGCTGTTGCTAAGTCTGACGAAGATATTCCTTCAGCAGTCACTGGTATGGTTCAGTATCTAGCTCTGGACCGTTGAATTTCTACCTGACTCTATGGTTGTTTATGAAGAGTCGTCATTAAAGAGTTGAAGCACTGATCGATAACATTCAGAATGCGTTTGGTAGTTTAGTGATGTTCTGTGTGTCACTATTCTGATTGtttgatttctctttttaagttttactcCTGTTGTTATTCACATAGTAATGGAATAAAGCCTTGAATAGATCTTAAGATGTGTACTTTAGATATCAGATGCTTGAATCCAATTAGACTCCAATTGTGTAATTGTGTTTGCTCACATTGGTTCCCATCTTTTATggcaacttaaaaaaaaaagaaaaatgtaattCCTGGAAAGCTTACTATGTCAAATTGGAAAAATTTTGTATATCGGGTTGAACTTTGGTAATTAACATTTTCAGGCTCAACTTAACAAACTACATATATTGGGCCAAACTTTGAGGTCACTTTTTTCTTATCGGAATAggttaaaattttcaaactaataaattataacttaaaattaaaaaaaatctaaatctaaattttattaaaaataaattaaaaagctTTTCCCACCCAAACCCCCACCTATCCCTCTCTTTTCTGTCAGCCACCCAAACCCCTTTCCTTGCCCACAACAACAAATGTTTCTATAAGCTCCCTTACCAGCATGGTGAGTACCACACAAGGAATACAAGGGATACAAGAAACTGCATGGCTAATTCCCCATGCTTAAGCAAAGGTTTAATGATCAAGTTTCTTGGAGAAGACATTTGTTGATTAGCCCATGTTTCTCGTCTGTCTCGGTCTCTCTCTGATACTTTCTTGATACTTACCTGTTTGACTCGTTTCTATAATATTAACATGTTTGCCATATTTTGTAGCTCTTGGGGGATATGAGCGAGGTTTATATGTTGAGAAATGGGATCCATTTGTAAAGGTTAGTATCAAATATTTCTAGTAATAATggaattttacttttttattttgtttcaattttcaAAGCTCACTTTTCATCCAATGTATAGTGGGCGTATTATTATCtatcatttatatttattgCTTGAACTTGTCTAAACCTTGTAATGAATCCAAAACTCTTGTGAATTGTGTTCTTCTCTCCATAGAAGTAAATGAATAATATGTTAGTGTTGCTGTAGACGTCGTGGATGCTTGTGTACTAAAATTAGGTGGAGGACCTTTTAGGACACCCTTGAGGGAATGCACACATTGGGTCCTTGCAAAAGGTTTAGTTAAGAATTAAGATATGTTAGATTCCAACAAGTATACAAATGGAAACTACATGCTCCCCTCGTAATACCTTCGAAATCGTCCACATTAATGATACAATCTCTTCTTCCAGACGGAGATTATATCATATAGTTAATATTATACTTGGACTAAGTGTGATgttgagatgaaaaaaaaactcaaaatatatGATCAGCCTTATTTTAGTTGCTCAATTTTGGAAACAACTTAAGGTTGTACTTTCACTGGAGGTCATAAAATTGATAACAAAAGTTTTGTGCCTCTTTTTATATGATGTTCAGCTACATTCATCTGAGACAGACCTAGTCCTTATTGTCTATCAGAACTGTAAGTTCAAATTTGAAATCGA of the Amaranthus tricolor cultivar Red isolate AtriRed21 chromosome 6, ASM2621246v1, whole genome shotgun sequence genome contains:
- the LOC130814732 gene encoding K(+) efflux antiporter 4-like isoform X1 — translated: MGFPSSSFSLSLLLIFGFLFSSSLSLPFLFLANDSSTSFNNGDVNLTVVNNTRNSSSSFADMFDRALEKEFTENDQTEATDSGSFNNSVAGQQAVLETVARVKPKKNETKEDNRSFQLHHVFNLDNENGAEDTPTLIDRKDNVFIISNPKSKYPMLQLDLRLISELVVVIVSATCGGIAFACAGQPVITGYLLAGSIIGPGGFSFVTEMVQVETVAQFGVIFLLFALGLEFSAAKLRVVRAVAILGGVSQIFLFMFLCGVTASLCGAKTSEGVFVGLFLSMSSTAVVLKFLMEKNSVNALHGQVTIGTLILQDCTVGLLFAFLPVLGGTSGVLQGVISMSKSLLTLISFLAILSILTRTLVPRFLKLMISLSSQTNELYQLASVAFCLLVAWCSDKLGLSLELGSFAAGVMISTTDLAQHTLEQIEPIRNFFAALFLASIGMLIHVHFLWNHVDILLAAVILVIIIKTIVVAIVVKAFGYNNKTSLLVGMSLAQIGEFAFVLLSRASNLHLVGGKVYLLLLGTTALSLVTTPLLFKLIPAVVHLGVLLRWFSPDSSSEIGFKGDNLRSDSVKRIALIVQGSHDS
- the LOC130814732 gene encoding K(+) efflux antiporter 4-like isoform X3, translating into MGFPSSSFSLSLLLIFGFLFSSSLSLPFLFLANDSSTSFNNGDVNLTVVNNTRNSSSSFADMFDRALEKEFTENDQTEATDSGSFNNSVAGQQAVLETVARVKPKKNETKEDNRSFQLHHVFNLDNENGAEDTPTLIDRKDNVFIISNPKSKYPMLQLDLRLISELVVVIVSATCGGIAFACAGQPVITGYLLAGSIIGPGGFSFVTEMVQVETVAQFGVIFLLFALGLEFSAAKLRVVRAVAILGGVSQIFLFMFLCGVTASLCGAKTSEGVFVGLFLSMSSTAVVLKFLMEKNSVNALHGQVTIGTLILQDCTVGLLFAFLPVLGGTSGVLQGVISMSKSLLTLISFLAILSILTRTLVPRFLKLMISLSSQTNELYQLASVAFCLLVAWCSDKLGLSLELGSFAAGVMISTTDLAQHTLEQIEPIRNFFAALFLASIGMLIHVHFLWNHVDILLAAVILVIIIKTIVVAIVVKAFGYNNKTSLLVGMSLAQIGEFAFVLLSRASNLHLVGGKVYLLLLGTTALSLVTTPLLFKLIPAVVHLGVLLRWFSPDSSSEVAKSAKEVD
- the LOC130814732 gene encoding K(+) efflux antiporter 4-like isoform X5; the protein is MFTKERIEADLDFEAVLETVARVKPKKNETKEDKSFQLHHVFNLDNENGAEDTPTLIDRKDNVFIISNPKSKYPMLQLDLRLISELVVVIVSATCGGIAFACAGQPVITGYLLAGSIIGPGGFSFVTEMVQVETVAQFGVIFLLFALGLEFSAAKLRVVRAVAILGGVSQIFLFMFLCGVTASLCGAKTSEGVFVGLFLSMSSTAVVLKFLMEKNSVNALHGQVTIGTLILQDCTVGLLFAFLPVLGGTSGVLQGVISMSKSLLTLISFLAILSILTRTLVPRFLKLMISLSSQTNELYQLASVAFCLLVAWCSDKLGLSLELGSFAAGVMISTTDLAQHTLEQIEPIRNFFAALFLASIGMLIHVHFLWNHVDILLAAVILVIIIKTIVVAIVVKAFGYNNKTSLLVGMSLAQIGEFAFVLLSRASNLHLVGGKVYLLLLGTTALSLVTTPLLFKLIPAVVHLGVLLRWFSPDSSSEIGFKGDNLRSDSVKRIALIVQGSHDS
- the LOC130814732 gene encoding K(+) efflux antiporter 4-like isoform X4; translated protein: MFTKERIEADLDFEAVLETVARVKPKKNETKEDNRSFQLHHVFNLDNENGAEDTPTLIDRKDNVFIISNPKSKYPMLQLDLRLISELVVVIVSATCGGIAFACAGQPVITGYLLAGSIIGPGGFSFVTEMVQVETVAQFGVIFLLFALGLEFSAAKLRVVRAVAILGGVSQIFLFMFLCGVTASLCGAKTSEGVFVGLFLSMSSTAVVLKFLMEKNSVNALHGQVTIGTLILQDCTVGLLFAFLPVLGGTSGVLQGVISMSKSLLTLISFLAILSILTRTLVPRFLKLMISLSSQTNELYQLASVAFCLLVAWCSDKLGLSLELGSFAAGVMISTTDLAQHTLEQIEPIRNFFAALFLASIGMLIHVHFLWNHVDILLAAVILVIIIKTIVVAIVVKAFGYNNKTSLLVGMSLAQIGEFAFVLLSRASNLHLVGGKVYLLLLGTTALSLVTTPLLFKLIPAVVHLGVLLRWFSPDSSSEIGFKGDNLRSDSVKRIALIVQGSHDS
- the LOC130814732 gene encoding K(+) efflux antiporter 4-like isoform X2; amino-acid sequence: MGFPSSSFSLSLLLIFGFLFSSSLSLPFLFLANDSSTSFNNGDVNLTVVNNTRNSSSSFADMFDRALEKEFTENDQTEATDSGSFNNSVAGQQAVLETVARVKPKKNETKEDKSFQLHHVFNLDNENGAEDTPTLIDRKDNVFIISNPKSKYPMLQLDLRLISELVVVIVSATCGGIAFACAGQPVITGYLLAGSIIGPGGFSFVTEMVQVETVAQFGVIFLLFALGLEFSAAKLRVVRAVAILGGVSQIFLFMFLCGVTASLCGAKTSEGVFVGLFLSMSSTAVVLKFLMEKNSVNALHGQVTIGTLILQDCTVGLLFAFLPVLGGTSGVLQGVISMSKSLLTLISFLAILSILTRTLVPRFLKLMISLSSQTNELYQLASVAFCLLVAWCSDKLGLSLELGSFAAGVMISTTDLAQHTLEQIEPIRNFFAALFLASIGMLIHVHFLWNHVDILLAAVILVIIIKTIVVAIVVKAFGYNNKTSLLVGMSLAQIGEFAFVLLSRASNLHLVGGKVYLLLLGTTALSLVTTPLLFKLIPAVVHLGVLLRWFSPDSSSEIGFKGDNLRSDSVKRIALIVQGSHDS